One segment of Pandoraea pnomenusa DNA contains the following:
- a CDS encoding DUF3757 domain-containing protein — protein sequence MFRTISMIVGTLAVFGPTAAHAEINACPAVADIHQSVGNETIVYTANANGGTWHGEQPRASEGMLAHLRFSGARFDARKHRVMCDYVADPALGGGLRMSLSDATRAVGAAWVASSDVSSGPAWTCAERNPVNCSFSTKSRRDPGHRGDMRPDAG from the coding sequence ATGTTTCGTACGATATCGATGATCGTGGGCACACTTGCCGTTTTCGGTCCAACGGCGGCGCACGCGGAGATCAATGCCTGTCCGGCCGTGGCCGACATCCACCAAAGCGTGGGCAACGAGACGATCGTCTACACGGCCAACGCCAACGGCGGCACGTGGCACGGCGAGCAACCGAGAGCCTCCGAGGGCATGCTCGCGCACCTTCGCTTTTCGGGGGCTCGCTTCGATGCCAGGAAGCACAGGGTCATGTGCGACTATGTCGCCGACCCGGCACTCGGGGGTGGTTTGCGCATGAGTCTTTCGGATGCGACCCGCGCCGTGGGCGCTGCATGGGTCGCGTCGTCCGATGTCAGTTCGGGGCCCGCGTGGACTTGTGCGGAGCGCAATCCCGTGAACTGTTCGTTCAGCACGAAGTCGCGGCGGGATCCGGGGCATCGGGGTGATATGCGCCCCGATGCCGGTTGA
- a CDS encoding PPC domain-containing DNA-binding protein — protein MSAALEVPVAIENGTLGRLVVARLKPNQDLTESIEALCAEHGIARAIVRGAVGSLIDARLAFRAGDSWREQLVSGPGVEILNVFGEVDVRPEAAQTLPMLHGMVADTEGRMFAGRFVRGGNLSFITIEVTLQEWLPA, from the coding sequence ATGAGCGCGGCGCTGGAGGTTCCGGTCGCCATCGAGAACGGCACACTGGGTCGGCTGGTCGTGGCCCGTCTCAAACCCAATCAGGATCTGACCGAAAGCATCGAGGCACTGTGCGCCGAGCATGGCATTGCGCGGGCCATCGTACGCGGCGCGGTCGGCAGCCTGATCGACGCGCGTCTCGCGTTCCGAGCAGGCGACAGTTGGCGCGAGCAGCTGGTGAGCGGCCCGGGGGTGGAAATCCTCAATGTGTTCGGCGAGGTCGACGTGCGCCCCGAAGCCGCCCAGACGCTGCCCATGCTGCACGGCATGGTGGCCGACACCGAAGGCCGCATGTTCGCCGGGCGCTTCGTTCGTGGCGGCAATCTGTCGTTCATCACCATCGAGGTCACGTTGCAGGAGTGGCTGCCTGCCTAG